The genomic stretch GTTCTTTTTTCCCTCAAAATATTATTGTTTTGCTACTACCTGGTTATGCATTTAGGGCCATCTGGACCAGGCTTTCAACATGGGGAGTTTGGGAACTCCAAGTCCTTTTATATTGTTCTACAAATATTCAGATTTTATGCACTTTTGCAACTTGTCTTGGATGAAAATCCACCTGTGCGATGGAGGTGGGTCCTCAATCACATTGAACCAACATACATGTTAGTTAATCTGAAAAGCGTCACCTTTAATAAGGATCGTCTAtgatattcacccaaaaaaaaaagggtagtctACGATCACCAGCAAGATATGGCCAAAAAGCAAGCCGCTAGGCACTCAAACAAATGGAGGGTGATCTACGATCAGCTAGCTCAGCTGTTGCCTGGTTAATGCTAATTTTGAAGTTGGATTAATGAAATAGGTGTGAGTTTATCATAGGAACCTAGCATGTTGCTAATGTGTCAGGTTGTAACAAAGATGACAATTAACTGTTTATGATGTCATTGGAGCACTCGCTAGTAATTACCAGTCAATTCTCTCCCACCCCCACAAATCCAATACCCCTTCAACCCTTCGAGTCTGTGGAGAAGTGGGTAAAAGTAGGTGTTCCTATTATTTAATTGGATAGTGtttagcagagatgaggatttGAGATGGGAAGTGGCAGAACtaagaaatataaaataaggaatgatcatattagagttaatttgggagtagctccgatacatgaAGTTACTAGAAAGACATtagaggtggcatggccatgtaaATGGAGGCTTCTGAATGCTTTGGTAcgaaggagtgatttgattctgaTTGAAAGAACTAGAAGAGCCAGGGGCAGACATACAATGAGCCTAGGAAAAAGTGGTGATGAAAAAAGATATGCATAGCTTAGTCTTATATTAAGTATAACCTCGAATATTGCCAAGTGGAAGTCAAGGATCCAtttagctgaccccatttagttgggctAAGGAAGAGTCATTGTCATTGTTGTATAGTATTTAGGTCAGTGGATGCACACAATGACGATTGGGATCATGGATTATAGTGCTATGCTGACAGTTACaattaaaattagatcattTAAGTAGGAGGAGATCATGAAGTCTTGATTGATATGGGACAGGATTGTTACAAGATTAGTGAGTTGTGCTACTTCTTTATTAGGTTGTTGCAAtctttcttattcttattctaTTACTACTTTGTTGTTCTCattgcaatttttatttttcattgttATTGATGTCGAATTCAAGCAAGTTCTGTTGTTATAGTCACTATTTGTTGTTATAGTCACTATTAATTGGTAAGGATTGGAACTAATCTATTTtagctacttttttttttcccttacatTTTGCTAGAAGAGATCATCCTGTGTAACACAGCATGGTGGGCATCATTGTGGAATCGAAACGtcgaaataataataatggtgaGGGCAATGGGGACATGgtggaggaagagggagagactTGGTCTATGCTCCCAGATCACCTTTTATGGATGATCAAAGAAAGGCTAAGGCCAAATTTTGTTCAGAACTTGTATGTGGCTGCTGTATGTAGGAATTGGTGGTCTGCATTTTGCTCCAACATTACAACCACCAGGTTCTCATTACCATGGGTCATGGATGATGGGGGTCATGATAGCGATGAACAAGAGTTTATAGATCCCTGGTACAAAAAGAAATATACCATTAATCTCCCAGATCTCTCTGGAGCCCAAGTCATTTactcaaaagaaggatggctGCTTCTACTTAAGACAATTAAAGTGAAAAGTACAGTGATACAAATATCAAGAGGAAGGTCAATTGAAAGAAGTAAGGCATTTTCTCCGTTCTTACTCAACCCTCTTACTAAAGCCAAAGTTGAGTTGCCAAATCTGCCTTATGTATCTGTGCTAGCTGGAACATTCTCTATCATCAATGGTGCTCTTGGCCATGTGGCTTTTGCTGCATATGAGCATAATAACACCACCTCAAGTGAGGGCGCAATTTCTCCAAGTCTCTTTATAGCCAACCTGAGTAACAGAGGTAAAAGTGGAGATGATGAAACATCATGGACGTGGTCCAAGTATATCCCAACTTTTGTGACTAAAATTATAACTCGTGTGTCTggtttcttgatttttggtggCTTGTTGTACTGCTTTGATGCCAATGCAGGAATGCTTGTTTTTGACTTGGTGACTCTTGCATGGAAAGAGTACCGAATATTTGTAAATGCTGATGTATTCAATGACATTTTGGAGTGCGAGGGGCAAATCATAGGTATGCGCATAATTGAACGGAGGGTGAGTTGTAGATTTTTCAGGTTGAATCTGATCAAATCCTCCGGTAATGAGGTTGATTGGGTAGAGCTAAAAGATGATGATGTACTCCTACTGGACAAGATTTGGTTCACTGGACAGAGATATAGCTCTGCTTTTACGAGAACAGTGAAATTGGATGGAGGAATAAAGAAAATAGTCTACCACAATAATTTAATCTTCCAGCAGGATAATAAAACAGCAAAGTGGATTTCCAGGAGTGTTGAATTCGATGGCTTGGAGAACTGGGGTGTATATGTCGGTAAAATGTCTCATTACCATCCACTTTGGGTGGACATTAGCTGAGATTTGTATTAGATTATATATGTTTTAACATTTGCTattgaaatatttcttttaaTCTAAATACTAAATTTTGACTTGACAGTAAGATAtactttctcctttcttttctaagGCTGTCTATGTAGGAGAATTGTTGTCTATTTGTATTCATGAGTATCCAGTGGAATTAGTTGTTGCCTGGACTGGACTGGACTTCTTGAAACTTTTGGTGAAGTTTAGAAGAGATTCCATGAAAGGTTTTGTATACAAAATTCAAGAGAACCCATATATCTGTATGTTCTTTTTCTTGGTAACCAGATATAACTCCATTGGGATgttttcccttctcttcatCACTAGTCATCACCTCCCCTTGCACATTTGTAAGGGAGACAGAGCAGGTTGTGGTGGACCATATAGGATAAAACCTAGTGGACTGCAATTAGTTGGTCTAATGGGTTTCACAGATGAGCTTCTACATTTACAGACTACTACTATTATAAAACTCATCAGTGATAGGTACCTAAAGATCTAGCAAAGTTtctatgattttttatgacaatTGCAACACACACTTCATCCATCAcatttttcaaatttatgaTTTGTATGATAGCACTACCCTCCCTTAAAATACCCTCCTTCCTTTTGACATACCTTCACAAAAAACACTTTCATGTGATGCTTCAATTCACTTCCTTGCCTCCATGAACCATCACCCCCCTTACTACTGAAGAAGCCATATCTCTGGATTGATGAAGAGACCCTGGTGACCGATGATTGGGGTAAGAAGTCGTACCGAAGAGGCCCTGATGACCGATGATCTGCGTACGAAGTCTTTTCATGTGAATCGATGTGTGCTCATTGAGTTCATGTTTAAAACCCTCAAAGATCCAGTTTTTGTCTTTTGATTCTTAGATTATTTTGTCAAAATGAGTTTTCGGGTGGAGTCTTTTGTGGTGGAAATGGGATACGAAGTGGTAATGTAGTACAAAGATACCCATCGAATTTGAAGTTGAGGCTGTGTTTAGTAATTATTCAGTTCTAGAAACAACGTTTCAAGATCAATTACCCTAGTTGTTtacttttttgtatttggagCGAAACCGAAATGACGGAATAAGgttttgtcgttccatcattttgcgtttctagcattttttttttctttttgttctcttttcattccaaaaaaatcgaaaaacaccaagttgataccaaacgctttattccattttttttgttctcatagaatgaaaaacatttttctggatgactacaAAACACAGCCTGAGTTTTTGGCTGTCCATTTCTGTTCCATGTGTTGTAGGCAATTTAGAGAAGCAACGATATTCATTCTCCTCATTTCAAGGCCATaatgagggagaaaaaaatcacTGATGTGAAAGCTTATCTTATCAACAACAAACCTGTTGGAACCTTCACATCTGGAAGCATTGTGTATTTGGGCAAACAGAGAATCACCCCGAGGGATTAgcgtagttggcttggaggggacacaGTACTCCACCTCGGGAAGCGAGGTCCTGTGATCAAACCTTTACTACCGCACCTAATTTCTTGGGGCCACTGCATGAGAGTTTCCATCTCGGCTGGTAAACGGTATCACAGTTACCCCAGGGACTAGTAGAGTCAAAGATTCTGACACCCTAggtataacaaaaaaaaaaaaaatactcaaccTTCTCAGAGTTTCCAGTGCAGCATTCCTGTTTTTTTCCCTGCCATGATTTCTGGAATATGTCCACCCAAGGTTCCTCTACAATTCCCTTCAGGAACATTTGGGCATGAAGGTTTGAAGTTTGAAAGTTTTGAGGTGAGATCTATAAACAGCTAGATCTGtctcctttttcttcattcACTGGATTCATCCCCCTTGATGAATCTGGCTAAGATTTGAGCCAGAACTTACCTTAGCTTAGCTGTCCATAATTTTCTCAATCTTGAAAGGTAACtggttgggattttctcctctttctctgaCAAAAAATTTCCTCACCACCTCCCCTATAAGAGCAGGACTTGCAATGGGTTATGATCCCTAATCTGACTATTTTTCTATGAAAAGGTATTCAATCAACATCCTAACAGATTCCATTGTGGTCAGAGAGATAAGGAGCATAATCTACAATAGTATGCTGAACTTAACTTGGCCATTGGTCAAAGATCAGTTTCCATTAAGTTGTACTACAGTTTAAACATCAATATTGAAGTCTTATCTGTCTTTGATGCCTTTGGTGGAAGTAATATGACATGGGTAGCACTGAGTAGTAATGCTCAGGCCATTGAAACCCTAATCgatggaaagaaggaaaagaaaacaagttCATAAACAGTTTGTAAGTTACGCTGTTTGGATTGaacaatgataatgataataataataataaatcattgAATGAGTTCAAATCAAAGTCTCAATGAGATCTTTCGAATTGCAAGTTATCAATGCAATTGCATGGGTGAGTGATCTAATAAAAGAGGATACAACATGGTTCATTGATCTACAAAATTTATCATTTCCCCTAGAGGTTTACTGATCATATCCCCATCCATTCCTCAATCGCAATCTCCATTTTTTGAAGGATCATATAATTTTTCCCTCTCTAGATCAGGTTCTCTTGCTGCTAAACAGTCCTTTTCTTTACATattaataaaaggaaatatGGCATTCACACTAGCAAGATGCATTGTAATCTTATACACTAGCATTATATTGATCGTCAAATCCCCTCCTCTGCTTCTCAACCTTTCAATCTGTACATTGTTGCAACCTCATTTCTCCAACCCTGCTACaccctctctctccccactctAATGGTGGAGAAGAAACAGGGGattcaagaattcaataaaatactAGAAGTTCGGTCTGGCTTTCATCTGCTGAATCAACTGCCTCGGCTCCATAATTTTTTCACCTGTCATACATAACATATTCTTTTGATCCTTCAACTAAAATGCAGAACAAGTTGAACATCAACGTGGGGAAGGTTGATCATCAAGTAGAAGACAAAATTTTAAGGACAATACATATAGAAATGTTCCTTTTGTTCAACATGTGATTATAATTGTAATACATGAACTATAAAGCTACAAAGATAGCAAGATCATCCTTCCAGATAATTACACCCCAACAAATGTACACCTACATAGATTTGATGCTC from Macadamia integrifolia cultivar HAES 741 chromosome 11, SCU_Mint_v3, whole genome shotgun sequence encodes the following:
- the LOC122093361 gene encoding F-box protein At1g49360-like, yielding MVGIIVESKRRNNNNGEGNGDMVEEEGETWSMLPDHLLWMIKERLRPNFVQNLYVAAVCRNWWSAFCSNITTTRFSLPWVMDDGGHDSDEQEFIDPWYKKKYTINLPDLSGAQVIYSKEGWLLLLKTIKVKSTVIQISRGRSIERSKAFSPFLLNPLTKAKVELPNLPYVSVLAGTFSIINGALGHVAFAAYEHNNTTSSEGAISPSLFIANLSNRGKSGDDETSWTWSKYIPTFVTKIITRVSGFLIFGGLLYCFDANAGMLVFDLVTLAWKEYRIFVNADVFNDILECEGQIIGMRIIERRVSCRFFRLNLIKSSGNEVDWVELKDDDVLLLDKIWFTGQRYSSAFTRTVKLDGGIKKIVYHNNLIFQQDNKTAKWISRSVEFDGLENWGVYVGKMSHYHPLWVDIS